The Desulfocurvibacter africanus subsp. africanus DSM 2603 genome includes a window with the following:
- the galU gene encoding UTP--glucose-1-phosphate uridylyltransferase GalU, producing MRITQVVVPVAGWGTRSLPATKNIPKEMLPVFNKPVVQYVVEEAMRAGLTDVVFINNQNKKIIEDHFDYNLALEGVLERAGKYDLLKAVRDVAEMVNITSVRQKVQLGLGHAVLCARDVVKKDPFAVMVGDDLIFGAEPGIKQVLEAARSENMAVVGVMEVPPEKVSRYGIIRAEEYAPGRYRVRGVVEKPSPSEAPSRLAIVGRYALTPEIFEHLERTQPGHGGEIQLTDALQAMARSNRLLAVKIRGQRFDSGDWVDYLTANIYFALQDEELRYDLVKRLQELLSCK from the coding sequence ATGCGCATTACCCAGGTCGTTGTTCCCGTCGCCGGATGGGGCACCAGGTCGCTGCCCGCCACCAAGAATATTCCCAAGGAGATGCTCCCGGTCTTCAACAAGCCCGTGGTGCAATACGTGGTCGAGGAGGCCATGCGCGCCGGACTGACCGACGTGGTCTTCATCAATAACCAGAACAAGAAGATCATCGAGGATCATTTCGACTACAACCTGGCCTTGGAGGGCGTGCTCGAACGCGCCGGCAAGTACGACCTGCTCAAGGCCGTGCGCGACGTGGCCGAGATGGTCAACATCACCTCCGTGCGCCAGAAGGTTCAACTCGGCTTGGGCCACGCGGTGCTTTGCGCCCGCGACGTGGTCAAGAAGGATCCCTTTGCGGTCATGGTCGGCGACGATCTCATCTTCGGCGCCGAGCCCGGCATCAAGCAGGTCCTGGAAGCCGCGCGCAGCGAAAACATGGCCGTCGTGGGCGTCATGGAAGTACCGCCCGAGAAGGTTTCCAGGTATGGCATCATCCGCGCCGAGGAGTACGCGCCCGGTCGCTACCGCGTGCGCGGCGTGGTGGAAAAGCCGTCGCCTTCCGAAGCCCCGTCCCGTCTGGCTATTGTCGGCCGCTACGCTCTGACGCCCGAGATTTTCGAGCATCTGGAGCGCACGCAGCCTGGACACGGCGGCGAGATTCAGCTTACGGACGCGCTTCAGGCCATGGCCCGAAGCAATCGCCTGCTCGCGGTCAAGATCCGCGGCCAGCGTTTCGACAGCGGCGACTGGGTGGATTACCTCACCGCCAATATCTATTTCGCGCTCCAAGATGAGGAGTTGCGCTACGACTTGGTCAAGCGGCTTCAGGAGCTGCTGTCCTGCAAATAA
- the glmM gene encoding phosphoglucosamine mutase has protein sequence MAKKLFGTDGMRGTVNTYPMVPEIALRLGLAAGKYFRNGSRRHKVVIGKDTRLSGYVFETALTSGLCASGMHVMLVGPMPTPAISFLTRNMRADIGIVISASHNPFQDNGIKFFDRNGFKLPDEVEEEITAMVLAEGTDWDYPSSDKVGRAFKIEDSPGRYIVSLKNSLPQAVTLDGFRIVLDCANGATYKVAPLLFEELGAEVIKLGVEPNGLNINEKCGSLHPEVLAAKVRETQSGIGLALDGDGDRLIVVDEKGTVLDGDQIMAICAKDLAERGELPGNLLVATVMSNMALEVFMRDLGGRLLRTPVGDRYVAEALRRESGVLGGEQSGHIIFSRYATTGDGILAALQLLRIMQERGKPLSELAKLLEPYPQTLINVRVVHKTPFEEVPAVQKALVDAEQKLGGRGRVLLRYSGTEPLARVMVEGEDKALVKQLSEELVGVVEASLR, from the coding sequence ATGGCCAAGAAACTGTTCGGCACGGATGGCATGCGCGGCACGGTGAACACATACCCCATGGTTCCCGAGATAGCCTTGCGCCTGGGACTTGCCGCAGGGAAGTATTTCCGCAACGGCTCGCGTCGCCATAAAGTAGTCATAGGCAAGGACACTCGACTGTCCGGCTATGTCTTCGAGACCGCGTTGACTTCGGGCCTGTGCGCTTCTGGCATGCACGTCATGCTGGTCGGGCCCATGCCTACGCCCGCCATCAGCTTTCTGACCCGCAACATGCGCGCTGACATAGGCATCGTCATCTCCGCCTCGCACAATCCTTTTCAGGATAACGGCATCAAATTCTTCGACCGCAACGGCTTCAAGCTGCCGGATGAGGTGGAAGAGGAGATCACGGCCATGGTCCTGGCGGAAGGAACCGACTGGGATTATCCCAGCTCTGACAAGGTGGGGCGCGCTTTCAAGATCGAGGACAGCCCGGGGCGCTATATCGTTTCGCTCAAGAATTCGCTGCCCCAGGCAGTGACCTTGGACGGTTTCCGCATCGTGCTGGATTGCGCAAACGGAGCCACGTACAAAGTCGCGCCCTTGCTTTTCGAGGAGCTCGGGGCCGAGGTCATAAAGCTGGGCGTCGAACCCAATGGACTGAACATCAATGAAAAGTGCGGTTCGCTCCATCCGGAAGTCCTGGCGGCCAAGGTCCGCGAGACCCAGTCCGGGATTGGCCTGGCCTTGGACGGCGACGGCGACCGGCTGATCGTCGTGGACGAGAAGGGCACGGTGCTGGACGGCGACCAGATCATGGCCATTTGCGCCAAGGATCTTGCCGAGCGGGGCGAACTGCCTGGAAATCTGCTGGTCGCCACGGTCATGAGCAACATGGCCCTGGAGGTCTTCATGCGGGACCTGGGCGGCCGGCTCCTGCGCACACCCGTGGGTGACCGTTATGTGGCCGAAGCGCTGCGTCGCGAGAGTGGTGTTTTGGGTGGCGAACAGTCGGGGCACATCATTTTCAGCAGGTATGCCACCACTGGTGACGGTATTCTTGCAGCGCTGCAATTATTGCGTATAATGCAGGAACGGGGAAAGCCGCTCTCGGAGTTGGCCAAGCTGTTGGAGCCCTATCCCCAGACGCTCATCAACGTGCGCGTGGTCCACAAGACGCCCTTCGAAGAGGTGCCGGCAGTGCAGAAAGCCCTGGTCGATGCCGAACAGAAGCTTGGCGGCCGGGGCAGGGTGCTTCTGCGTTATTCGGGCACGGAGCCCCTGGCGCGGGTAATGGTCGAGGGCGAGGACAAGGCTCTCGTCAAGCAGTTGAGCGAGGAATTGGTCGGCGTAGTCGAGGCGAGCTTGCGCTGA